In one Candidatus Rokuibacteriota bacterium genomic region, the following are encoded:
- a CDS encoding AMP-binding protein, giving the protein MSERDLTAYTAMMRGFRLEVPPRFNWAFDTFDRWGRDPGKLGLLWVSADGQPRRFTFAELGERSRRFANVLAGLGVRPGERVFVMLPRVYQWWEIVLGCIRACAVSTPGTTLLTAKDIQYRLQSSEPAVVITDEDNTHKVDQVLAECPSVRHRIVVGRAGGGWQEYEALVGRAATELGHPGNASADPMMIYFTSGTTGYPKMVLHTHASYPMGHTITGRFWLDDGPDDLHWTLADTGWAKSAWTSFFAPWNMGAALFVWDGRGKKFETQETLGMLERFPVTTLCAPPTAYRMFVLEPLRKYRFAALRHCVGAGEAVNPEVIETWREGTGHHIYEGYGQTESVLLAATFRTTPWKPGSMGPASPGHRLGIVDDEGRELPRGEEGDLAVHVRPERPVGMFQEYWRNPEATAKCHRGDWYVTGDRAAMDEEGYLWFVGRADDVINSASYRIGPFEVESALVEHAAVAEAAVIGKPDPMRGEIVKAFVVLAPGHAASESLVAELQEHVKTVTAPYKYPREIEFVADLPKTISGKIRRTELRQRERERTRE; this is encoded by the coding sequence GACCCTGGCAAGCTGGGCCTCCTCTGGGTGTCAGCGGACGGCCAGCCGCGGCGCTTCACGTTCGCCGAGCTGGGGGAGCGCTCGCGCCGCTTCGCCAACGTGCTGGCGGGCCTCGGCGTGCGCCCGGGCGAGCGCGTCTTCGTGATGCTGCCGCGCGTCTACCAGTGGTGGGAGATCGTCCTGGGCTGCATCCGGGCCTGCGCCGTCTCCACGCCGGGGACCACGCTCCTGACCGCCAAGGACATCCAGTACCGGCTCCAGTCCTCCGAGCCCGCCGTCGTCATCACCGACGAGGACAACACCCACAAGGTGGACCAGGTGCTGGCCGAGTGCCCGTCGGTGAGGCACCGCATCGTCGTGGGCCGCGCGGGCGGCGGGTGGCAGGAGTACGAGGCGCTCGTGGGACGGGCCGCCACGGAGCTCGGGCACCCGGGCAATGCCAGCGCCGATCCCATGATGATCTACTTCACCTCGGGGACCACCGGCTATCCCAAGATGGTGCTCCACACGCATGCCTCCTACCCCATGGGCCACACGATCACCGGCCGCTTCTGGCTCGACGACGGTCCGGACGATCTGCACTGGACGCTGGCCGACACGGGCTGGGCCAAGTCGGCGTGGACCTCCTTCTTCGCCCCCTGGAACATGGGCGCGGCGCTCTTCGTCTGGGACGGGCGCGGGAAGAAGTTCGAGACCCAGGAGACGCTCGGCATGCTCGAGCGCTTTCCGGTCACGACGCTCTGCGCCCCGCCCACGGCGTACCGGATGTTCGTGCTGGAGCCGCTCCGGAAGTATCGCTTCGCCGCGCTCCGGCACTGCGTGGGGGCCGGCGAGGCCGTCAACCCCGAGGTGATCGAGACCTGGCGCGAGGGCACGGGCCACCACATCTACGAGGGCTACGGCCAGACGGAGAGCGTGCTCCTGGCGGCGACCTTCCGGACCACCCCCTGGAAGCCCGGCTCCATGGGCCCGGCCTCGCCGGGGCACCGTCTCGGCATCGTCGACGACGAGGGGCGCGAGCTGCCACGCGGCGAGGAGGGCGACCTGGCCGTCCACGTGCGGCCCGAGCGCCCCGTGGGCATGTTCCAGGAGTACTGGCGCAACCCCGAGGCCACCGCCAAGTGCCACCGCGGCGACTGGTACGTCACCGGCGACCGCGCCGCCATGGACGAGGAGGGCTACCTCTGGTTCGTGGGGCGCGCCGACGACGTCATCAACAGCGCCTCCTACCGCATCGGCCCCTTCGAGGTGGAGTCGGCGCTGGTGGAGCACGCCGCCGTGGCCGAGGCCGCCGTCATCGGCAAGCCCGACCCCATGCGTGGCGAGATCGTCAAGGCCTTCGTGGTCCTGGCCCCGGGGCACGCCGCCTCCGAGTCGCTCGTCGCCGAGCTGCAGGAGCACGTCAAGACCGTGACGGCGCCGTACAAGTACCCGCGCGAGATCGAGTTCGTGGCCGACCTGCCCAAGACCATCAGCGGCAAGATCCGCCGCACCGAGCTGCGTCAGCGCGAGCGCGAGCGGACTCGCGAATGA